Part of the Nitrosophilus alvini genome, TAACTATTTACTCATATAACGACTTCAATCCCTCTTTGTTTATCACTTTGTAGCCGTTTTCGTTTTTTTCCAATAAGTTAAGCGTTTTGAACTTTTTGATTATTCTAGAGAGTGTCTCCGGAGCTATGTTTAGGTTTGCGGCTATTTCCCCTTTTTTCAGTTCGATAAACTCTTTTTCATGCTCGCATATAAACTTAGCCACTCTGGCTGTAGAATTCATAACTATATTATTTGTAATTACATCCTCTAAGAATTTTACTTTTTTTGTTAAAGATTTAATCAAGAAAAAAGAGATTTCCGGATTTTTCAGAAACTCTTTTTCAAATTTCTCATAATCAATCAATACAGCACTTCCGTCAGTGACAAATTCTGCCGATGCGGGAAAAGGTATTCGTTCAAGATTTGCTATCTCTGCTATGAGTGATTGGGGAAAAAACTGATGAAGTATTATTTTATTGCCTTTATGGTCCGTTTTATATACCTGTAAAATTCCGTCCGTAAGGAGTATGAGAGACTTTGGCTCGTCTCCTTCGTAAAAAAGAATATTCCCTTTTTTATATGTGACTTTTTGTGAAATACTTTCCAGTTTTTTTATCTGATCGGCACTCAGGTTTTCAAACAGATAAAATTCTTTTAGTTTTTCCATGCCCTGCTTTCATGTATTTTTTAATAAAGTAAGCATATTATATAACATTACTACTTAAAAGTGAGTAATCGATAGCAAGTAAGAAAAGTGATTTAACAGTGACATAAAATATAGTGTTAGTTCAACAATTTAAAAATTTGACTCTAATCAAAGACTTTTGTTTTTTTTCATAATAAAATCATATTAACTCTAAAGTTAAAGGAGGGAAGATGGAGTACTTTATGCAAGATATACCTCCGGGTGATTTCTTGCCTATATTTGTCAGTTCCGCATTTGTCATTATTTTCGGTATGGCTTATGCCGGATTCTTCACTTTTGTGAAGATAAAGGTCTTACCAAAGTATTATATATATGTTGCATATCTAAGCTGGTTTATGCTTGCGGCATGTATGTATTACCTAGGTACATTGCTTAGAGTGGAGCCTTATACCGAAAAAGTGTTGATGGGTGCAATGGTCGGATATCTTATCTTCCCTCATGCAGTCTTTTTTATATTACAAAGACTGCACGAAGAGTTTGAACCCGATTCGAAAAATTAAATCTTGAAAGGAGGTCGAAAGTGGAAAACAAACCGACATCAGTCTGGACCAGCAACCGTTTCTGGAGCAGGTCTGCAGGATGGGTTACAGGTGTGGCAGCGGTTCTGCTGATTCTGCTGACATTTGACACGATGGCGCAGATTACGATGGGTACTGCGGAGGATGTAGAGAATAAGGTCACAAAAAGAGTGCCTTCACCAATAGTGATCAATTACAAAATCACATATGAGATGGATCAAAGAAGAGGTCATGAGGTGCCTATAATTGGCGGTAACGATGGAAATGGAAAAAGCCTTTTCCAGGAAAAAGAGAAATTTTTCGGCAGAGACGACTGGACTGAAGAAGAAGCTATGGAGCTTGTAAATCTTGGAAAACTGACTGTTCAGGCGAAAAACTGCATGGATTGTCATACATTGCTTGGAAACGGCGCATATTATGCTCCGGACTTGACAAAAGCGTGGTTGGATCCTGCATGGGGACCGGAAGGGCCTATGCAAGCTATGACAGGAGCGAGTTCAAAAGAAGAAGCGATGGCAACATTTTTGCAAAATCCTGACAAATATCCGACACACGAAAGAATGATGCCAAATCTTGGAATAACTGCTGAAGAGGCAAAAGGTGTTGTTGCGTTTTTGAAACATATGTCAACAATAGATACAAACGGTTTCCCAAGAAACTTCGGCAAGATAAAAGGAGCGGTTTATGTGGAGTAGTAACGCAAGACTGTATGAGTCGCAAAAAATAGCAGTAAAATACTTTACAGTTGCTGTTGCGCTGTTTGGTGCACAGTTGCTTTTTGGATTGATTGCTGCAATACAGTATCTTTATCCAAGCTTTTTGTTCAATACGCTAGATTTTTCTATAGC contains:
- a CDS encoding Crp/Fnr family transcriptional regulator, producing the protein MEKLKEFYLFENLSADQIKKLESISQKVTYKKGNILFYEGDEPKSLILLTDGILQVYKTDHKGNKIILHQFFPQSLIAEIANLERIPFPASAEFVTDGSAVLIDYEKFEKEFLKNPEISFFLIKSLTKKVKFLEDVITNNIVMNSTARVAKFICEHEKEFIELKKGEIAANLNIAPETLSRIIKKFKTLNLLEKNENGYKVINKEGLKSLYE
- a CDS encoding c-type cytochrome — encoded protein: MENKPTSVWTSNRFWSRSAGWVTGVAAVLLILLTFDTMAQITMGTAEDVENKVTKRVPSPIVINYKITYEMDQRRGHEVPIIGGNDGNGKSLFQEKEKFFGRDDWTEEEAMELVNLGKLTVQAKNCMDCHTLLGNGAYYAPDLTKAWLDPAWGPEGPMQAMTGASSKEEAMATFLQNPDKYPTHERMMPNLGITAEEAKGVVAFLKHMSTIDTNGFPRNFGKIKGAVYVE